The segment ACAGTTGTGGCGCCGATGAGCTGCAGCTCTCCTCTTGCCAGGGAGGGCTTCAGAATGTTGGAGGCATCTATAGCGCCTTCCGCCCCTCCGGCACCGATGATCGTGTGGATCTCGTCGATAAAGAGCAGGATGTTCCCATCTTCCCTGATTTCGGAAAGCACCTTTTTAATTCTCTCCTCAAACTCTCCTCTGTACTTGCTTCCAGCCACCATCCCTGACAGATCAAGACTCACTACCCGCTTTCCGGCGATGGTTTCCGGCACATCCCCGCTCACGATCAGCTGGGCAAGCCCCTCTACCACTGCCGTCTTTCCCACTCCCGGCTCACCGATCAGGCAGGGATTGTTCTTCGTGCGCCTGCTCAGGATCTGGACTACACGCCGCATCTCTGTCTCACGGCCGATCACCGGATCAAGCCTGCCTTCCCTGGCCATCTGGGTCAGATCTCTGCTGAAATGATCCAGATTCGGAGTATCCCCCTTCTCTCTTTTCGCCTTTCCTGCCAGCTCTTCTTTTCCTGCCGGGGCGTCGTCTCCCATAGCGGAAAGCAGATCTACATACAGCTTCTGGATATTGACATTCATGGTATTTAAGAGCCTGGCAGCCGTGCACTTTCCATTTTTAATCATGGCAATCAGGATATGCTCCGTGCCGATAAGCGGTGCCTTAAAGAGAACTGCCTCTTCGTAGCTTGCCTCCAGCGTCCTCCTTGCCCCTGGCGTATATTCCAGCTCCCCCTTCAGCCTGGTTGGAGCTGCCGGCGAGATCAGCCGCTCCATCAGGGCGAGAACCTTCTCCTCCGTCACACCATAGTGCTCCAGAATCATGGAAGCCACTCCTGTGCCCTCCCGGAGCAGACCAAGAAGCAGGTGCTCTGTTCCCACATAGCCGTGTTCCAGCTCTCCCGCTGTCTCCACTGCCAGGCGAATTGCCTCCCTGGCCTTTTCTGTAAAGCGATCTATCATAAAATATAATTCCTCCTGTAATGTTTCAGTTGATTTCCGTCTCTCTATACTTCTATCTGGGGCAGATGTGAGCGGATATAGGCCGCTCTCGCCACTTCCAGCTCCTCCTTGTCGAGGGGACGGCTGGAATTTTTCTGAAGATTTGCATTCCGGATCTCTAACATCAATCCGTAGACAGAGCAGGGCTCCTTCATTCTGACTATCCCGTCTGCCATCCCTGCCATCAAATGGGAGAGGAAGGTCAGGCCATCTTTCTCTGCCATTCTTCTGGCATACCGGAGCACGCCGTAGGATTTATATGCCTCGTCTTCCCTCATCAGCCGGTGCTTTTCCAGCGACAGCTTCCTCACCTGGTTCTCCTGATCCGTGAGCTGGACAGCCACATTTTCCACCAGCTCCAAAATCTCTTTCTCTGAAAGCCCCAGAGTTTTCTGGTTTGTCACCTCGTAGAGATCGCCGGGGTTCTCTCCGGGACGCCCATAGACGCCACGGACAGCGGCTCCGAACCGCCCCATGTCTCCCAGAAGATCCTGAAACTTTTTGCTGATAGAGAGCGTTGGAAGATGGACAATAACAGACGCCTTCATCCCGGTTCCCACATTGGTGGGATAGGTAGTCAGATAGCCGTATTTCTCACTGAAGGCATAGGGAATCTTCTCATTGATATAGTCGTCCAGGCAGTCTGCCCTCTCATAGCACTCCCGCAGAGACATGCCCTGTCCCATAACCTGTATCCTGATATGGTCATCCCCGTTCAGCATCAGGCTGACCCTCTCATCCTCAGACACAATAAGGCCTCCGGGAGTCTTTTTCTCCATCATGCTTCTGTTGATCAGCCGCCTCTCCTTTAACGCCATCCGGTCAAGTTCTGAAAGCCTTCTTAAATCCAGATACTCATAGTCGCGCCCGTCTGTGTCAGGGAGGCCTCTCAGCTCCTTTTTCAGCCTTTCAAGCATCAGCTCTGCCTCATCGTCGGACAGACTTCCGGAGAATCTGTACTCCTCCCAGTTTCTCGCAAGCCTGACGCGGCTGGCGATAATCCCGCGGGACGCACTCCTTGCTTCCTCGTACCACTTACTCATCTTCGCCGCCCTCCTTCAATGCCCTGATCCGATCCCTGCACCGGGCAGCCGTCTCATATTCCTCACACCGGAGAGCCTCCTTCAGCTTTCTCTCCAGCTCCCGAATCTCCTCCTCCCTGGACAGCCTCATCTCTCCGTCCTTTTCCACATGGGTTTCCTTCTCCTCTATCTGAAACCTGGGTTTTTTCCCTGTGTGGCAGTCATTTCCCTGGAGCTTCTTTATTTTTTCTCCGATAAGAAGGTCAAATACCCGGTAGCAGTCCGGGCACCCGAAACGGCTGTTTTCCACAAACGCCTCGTAAGTAGTCCCGCAGGTCGGGCAGGCGATCTCCTGAATATTCTCCTCCTCCGGAGAGGCATTTTCCAGCCCCAGAAGGCCTGACAGGAGCTTTCCCAGAGGAAAATCCCCGTCAAAAATCGCCGAATACTGGCCAAAGTCCAGCTCCTTGGCGCACTGGGCACAGAGATTGTGCTCTGTCTTCACGCCGTTTATCACCTCTGTATATTTAATATTTGCCTCGCGGATTTTACATCTCTCACACAACATATCTTATCCTCCATGGGGTTTTCTGTCGCAGCCTTATGGTAAGCACAGACAAAAGAAGAGCCCTAATAGCCTTTTCCGTCTCCGGAAAAGGCATCGAAAATGGAATCCACCAGCTCATGCACCTCAGCCCTGCTGATATGCTTGCAGCAGCCTCTGGCCAGAACTACGCCCAGATCCCTTCTCATCTCATCAATGGCCCGCATCTTGTCGGCATCCAGACAGATAACGGCTCCTCTTCTGCGATCCAGCTTCACAAGACCTTCCTGCTTTAATACAGAATATGCCTTATTGACTGTATGCATGTTAATGCCGATGTTGTCAGCCAGCTGCCGGACAGACGGAAGAGAATCCCCTTCCCTGAGCCGATCTGTGGCAATTCCTACAATGATCTGATTTCTCAGCTGGATATAGAGAGCTTCATCACTGTTAAAATCAATTTCCAATATCATAGGCCCACCATCTTTCGTTATATCTGTTATACTTAGTATATAACAATACGGTCCAAGCCGTCAAGACAAACTTTTCCGGCTGATGATTGCGTTTCAGAGGGCAATCCGCGTTCTGTCCGGATTTTCCCTGCTTTGTTCTGCAAAAAGACGACATAAAGTGATATACCTTATGCCGCCTTTCCATTTTTCTCTTTATTCATCCAGATCTACAAAATCAGGGCTGTCTCCTCTGTTTCTTCTGTCCGGACTGTTTCTCCTGTCCGGGCGGGGAGATGTTCTTCTTTGTGAGTAAGAATCCCTCTCTTCCGGATAGCCATAATTTCTCCCATAAGCCTCTCTTCGCCCGTTTTCTGTGGACGCAGACGGCCTCTGAGACTGAGGACGCCGCCTGATCTCCTCAAATTCCAGCTCCTGTTCTCTTCTGCTCTCCTGCATTCTGTCTCTGCCGGCCGCTGTTCTCTCCTGGGCCGGGCGGGTATATCCGCCCCTCCTGTGCTCCTCAGCTCTCTCCGGGCCGCGGTACGTCTCTCTGGTCATATCCGTCCTCTGGTTACGCTCAGAGCGCTGTCCTCTTTCTTCCCTGGAAGCTGCCTCCTCATGTCTCGCTCTCTGGCTGTAAGATTCCGAGGCTTCTCTTCCGGAACCTTCACGCCGTGGAACTCTTGAAGGGGGAATCTCCCTGCAGGCTTCCTCTCTCCGCTCAGGACGCTTACCATTCCGGCTGAACTCTCCCGGTCTGCCCGCTTCCTCGCGCCTTTCAGAAGCGCTCTGCTGCTCTCGCCCGGCTGTCCGCCGTCCGTCTCCATAGCTCCTTGGAGCCTGGTTTTCTCCCTTTCCTGAAGGAGGTATCTGTCTAGGCGCCTCTGTTCCCTTTTTTCTGGAAGAAGCTCCCGGAGCCTGACTGCTGCCGCGGCTGCTGTCCTCCCCGTCATGATCCCCTCCCTTCTTTTTCAGAAGCAGGATCACCATCACAAGCAGAATCACGCAGACCGCGCCCAGGGCTACGATAATTACCAGACGCAGGCGGTACAGCTTATATATCTCATTGAATTCGTTGATATACGCCTCTACTTCCTCATCCGAGTAGGAACTCTGAATTGCCGGGTCCTCAAAGTATCTCTGAATCGTCTTCTCCCCTATATCATAACGGTACAGGCCCTTCTCGCCGTTTTCATTCATACCGTAGACCACACAGTATCTCTGCTCCGTGTCAGTTGCCCACACCCAGCCCTCTACCTTGTAGTCTCCATTCAGCTGGATCGTTGTCTCTGAAAATCCTTCCGGTATTTCCACGCTGTCATCAATTGGAAGGACCGTTATATTCTTCTCGCTTACGTGGATCGTGGCATATGGAGCAAGCTCTCCCGACTCACTGTTGTAGAACCAGAAGCTTCCGGCTCCCCCTTCGTCCTGAAGGTAGATCACTGTCAAATCGCCGTTCACGCCTGCCATGATTTCCGTATCCTGGTAGACAGCAGAGGAGGCTGTGTAGCCAGCCGGAAGCAGAGACTGGTCGAAGGACGAAGCCACGCTGTACTCTGTTCCGTCTATCTCTGCCTTCAGCTCTCCGACTACGGCCGCCTCTGTTTCTCCTGCGCTCTCGCTGGCCGTCTGAGCCTGACTCTCGCCGGCGGCGGCCTTTGTCACAGTGATCGTATAATTTTTAACCGTTTTCCCGTCCTCAGCTGTTACCTTGCAGACCACCTGATTCTTACCCGGCTGCAGATTGCTGTCCCCGGATACCACCAGCTTTGCCTTGGAATCCTTTCTCTCTGCACTGACTGCAATTTTATTCACTTCTGCTCCCAAGCTCGCGGTGTAGGAGGTGACCTCCGGTGAAAAGGCCGGCGTAAGGGTTCCAGGTGAAATCTTTAAAGATGACAGAGAGGCCTCGCTGGAATAGGTAGACGGGGCCTGAACCTTTACAGCAGAATTTCCTGTGTGACTCACCGTCATAGCCTGCATATCCGCGTCATACAGTTCAGAGCTGCTGACGCTGATTGTAGTCTCTCCTGCCTGCAGAGCCTTAAATTTCAGACTGAAATCAAAACTCTTTGTATTGGCAGAGTCCATAGTTCCCACAAGGCGCACCGTCCCTGCACCGCCGTTGGCATTGTTTCCGCTGACAAATTCTATCACAGCAGGATCATAGGAGAGAACTATATCCGCCCCTCCCATGTTTCCATCTGTCGTGGCAGCTTTCACTGTCACAGTAAACTCTGTCCCCACTGCCGGTTTTGGATCATTAAAAGTGATCTTTGCTGTCGCAGCAAAAGCCGTCAAAATCTGAAAGGGCATCACTGCCGCCATCACGAAGGCGGCGATGAAGCATATGGCAAAATTTCTGATTCTTCTGTTCATACTTACTCCCGTCTAGTTTATCAACTCAGCTTTTCAATTCCCAGCACATCTCTCTGCATAGCCAGGACATCTGTAATGTCAATCTTCCCGTTTCCATTTATGTCCGAGGCCTTCTCGCAGGCTCCTGCCAGGGAGCCAAGCCCTAAAATATGACGCTGGGCATTCAAAATATCCAGCACATTCAGTTTGCCGTCCCCGGTATTGTCGCCCCGGACAACCACCGTATATCTGGCTGCCGGTTCTCCGTCTGAACCGTAGGTCTGCACCAGATTTCCCGTGCCTACATTCCCCGTCACTTCCGCGCCGGAGGAATTGTATACTTTTACGATGGTTCCGGCTCCCTCCGACTGCATCTGGGAAGCCAGGGCAGCAGCCGAAGTCTGGGCTGCCACTGTCCTGTAGCCGTCAGAGTTCTGGTAGCCGGCGTTCTGCCCTGGTGCAGCTGAGGAAGAGCCAGCGCTATCCGGCCCCTGAATCCCGGAACTGTTCTCCTCTTGGCCGAAGCTTCCCACGCTTCCGTCCGGCGCTATGGGTTCCACAGCTCCGTTTCCGGTTCCGCCCGGAGCTGCAGACTGTCCTCCCGTTCCCTCCGAGCCGGAATTTCCAGTACCCGAACTTCCTGAGCTTCCCGGAGGTCCTACTATCTCCACGCTCGTATCCTGGCCGGGACCTGCAGTACCTCCAGGACCGATTCCTCCTCCGGAAGATACTCCGCTGTCAATGGAATCGGAATAGGTCGGCCCGTTATTCTGTCTGACCACATGGATAACATAGTTTCTCACATGTCCGTTTTCTGCTGTCACGGAGACGGTAATATCGTTGATTCCGCTTTGCAGGGCAACGGTTCCTGTTCCGCTTACAGTTGCCTTGGAGTCAATGGCAGATGCCTCCACCGTTACACTCTCAACTGACGGATCCACAATCAAATCATAAGATTCTGTATCTCTGCTGAAGGTAGGCGTGAGGGCAAAGCCGTCTACACCCAGTCCTGAAAGCTTGTTGTTGGGGCTTCCATCCAGGGTGGGCTGTGCGCAGGCTGTGTCAGGCATATTGTTAAATACGGGAATGGAAAATTCCAGAGCCGTATTTTTCAAAGATGCAATCTTGGCAAGCTCTGCTCCCTCGGACGCCGCTGCCTGTACATTTGTCATATACTGATGGGTGTAGGGACTGCTTCCCTGCACATTGAATTTTTTCAGGTATAAGGTATCCTGACCGCGGTTTAAGTAATTTTCTGCATACCATTTTGCTCCGCCCAGAATGGATTTCTCCCTGGTATTCCAGGGACGCCCGTAGCTTCCAGACTGGGATACCCACCAGAGTCCTCTTTCCACTGCGCTCATGGAGCCGGACTGGTATGCCTCGATATTAAAGAAATTATAATATCCCGTATAGCCGGACACCGTGCCGGAAATACTGCGCCCCGTTCCCTGTTTCCCCTGCTCCACCAGGATCATGGAGGCGATAATATACGGGCTCACACCTGACTGGGCAGCGGCGTCCATGATAATATCTACATAGGGACGCCCCTCTGAGGAGCCGCCTGTAGCGGATTCTGAATTTCCCTGACTGCCGTTTTCGCTGCTTGTGCCCTCCATTCCCGGGCCATATGCGGTTACCAGGTTCACCGGACGGCTGACCGCAGAGAGAACGGGTTCTTCATCTGCATACCGGAAAGATGCCTCAGCCGCCGCTCCGGGGCCTCCTGTCTGTCCTGGAGCAATCTCCCCCCCATCCGGACTTCCTCCTGAGCCTGTCCCGCTGCCGGAGCTTTGAGAGTCTCCGCCTGGCCCGCCGGATGAGCCTCCCGAACCGGAACCGCTCTGGTCACTTCCTCTGCTGCCGGATGCTCCGCCCGGAGCCGCTGTTCCCTCAAGAAAGGTTCCGGCCACCATATCTGCAAGGCCCTCCTTCGAATGAATGGAAGAGTCATAGGCCTGATCCATAAACTGATATATGTAGGTTTCATTGAGAAAATTTCTCGGATCCATATAGTAGCTGATAATGTCTCGGGATGCTGCTACCCAGGAACTCCCGTCAAAGCCGGGCCATGTTCCCGTAGACCAGTCATAAGCTCCTGTTTCCGTTGACTTCCATGAAGAAATGCTGCTTCTGGCTACAAGATTTCTCGTAATCTTGCTCTCCTCGTCCACTGCCGTATTCCAGTCCAGTCCTGTCTGAAAAGCTGTAAAACGCCAGTTTGGATACTTGGCGTGCAGTTCCCGAAGCCCCTGCTTATAACTCTCCGGAAATCCCTGCTGTGTCATGTAGGATTCAAAGTTGCTGTCCACCGGCACATTCTGGGAAGCCAGTTTGATATACTGACTGGACACATAGCCTGTGGTCTGCGCCCCCTGGCTCCCTGTAAAACGGATCTTATACCAGAGGACTCCGTCTGACGCTGTCTCCTCACCGATTACGGTCACTGAAGAACCGTTGGACAGTCTGGCAACTGTCCTGTAGCCGGTTCCTGCCCCGCTTCTCACATTCAGGCTTGAGGCAATCACTGACCCCTGTTTTTCCGCGTAGGCAAAGGTTCTCAGGGAAAATGTCGGCTCCAGAATGCTCAGGCAAGTCCCGAATGCCAGAACACAGCTCAGAAGAAATGCCATTCCCCTTTTGTATACTGATTTTTTCATCTGTCTATCTCCCACCTGATGGTATCTCACTTGTTTGTCGCGAGCTTTGCTCTGCTTCGTCTGCGCGGCAGGCAGCCTGTATCCAGGCTGCTCTCAAGCTGTTCATCTTTGCCAATCTTTTGGCATTATATCCATTATAATGAAAACAACCATTATATGTCAACTGTGTGAACGAAACTTCACAGAATATCAGATATTTGAAATAATCTGTAATATTTTCTTAATATTTTCCATTTTTATGCTCATACTGCCTGTTTCATCCAAATCCCGCTGGTAACTCCCAATAACTATATATATGCTTTTTCTGGAAAATCATTCCTGCCTGAAGATAAAATCTTTCTCACTTTTTTCCCAGAAAAAGGACAGCATGTCCGGGAAAATTCTTCCCCAGACATGCTGCCCTTTGTTTCTCTCCAATTATCCTGCTTTTTTCTGCAGGCATCTTCCGGCACGCCTATTGTGCCTGACTTGCTCTCTGTGTTTTTGCTTATACAGGGTAAGCCTTGTTTGCGCGGTCAGCAGCCTTCGGATCAACGCCTGTCTTCTGAGCCTCTCTGTACTCAAAGAATTCCTTTGCCACCTGGGGGAACAGAGCGTATGTCAGCACATCCTCATCCTGTGTCTTCCACTGGGACATCTCAGACTCCAGCTTTTTCAGCTGCGGCTCAATCAGATCTGCCGGCCGGCAGGTAATCGGCTCTGCCTTGCCAATGGCTTTCTTCTGAACCTCCGGGTTAAATGGCTTTACGGTCTGTCCAAATTCTCCCATCAGGAGCTTTTTGGATTCCTTTGTAAACATCTTATATCTCTCTCCCATCAGCACATTCAACACAGCCTGTGTTCCCACAATCTGAGAAGACGGGGTTACAAGCGGCGGCTCTCCGAAATCCTTTCTCACTCTCGGAATTTCCTGCAGCACGTCATAGTATTTGTCCTCTGCATGAGCCTCCTTAAGCTGGGAAACCAGGTTGGACAGCATTCCTCCCGGAACCTGATAGCGCAGCGTGTTGATATCCACACCGAGCACCTTTGTATTCATAAGTCCGCTCTTTAAGGCTTCCTCACGCATTGGGCGGAAGTAATCAGCGATCTCTGCCAGGGCCTCTTTATTGAGTCCTGTATCATATGGAGTATTGCTGAAGGTTTCCACCATCACCTCGGTAGCCGGCTGGCTGGTTCCGAGAGCGAACGGTGAGATAGCTGTGTCAATAATGTCGCATCCTGACTCTACTGCCTTTAAATAAGTCATGGATGCCACACCGGATGTATAGTGAGTGTGCAGATCAATCGGAAGCTTTGTAGACTCCTTGAGTGCTGTTACCAGCTCCTCTGCCGCATAAGGAGTCAGAAGGCCTGCCATATCCTTGATACACAGAGAATCTGCTCCCATATCCTCGATCTCTTTGGCAATGTTCTTCCAGTAATCCAGGGTATAGGCATCTCCCAGCGTATAAGAAAGGGCTACCTGTGCATGTCCCTTCTCCTTATTAGCTGCTTTAACCGCTGTCTTTAAGTTCCTGATATCATTTAAGCAGTCGAAAATACGGATAATGTCAATTCCGTTTGCAATGGACTTCTGCACAAAGTACTCTACCACATCGTCAGCATAGTGGTTGTAGCCCAAAATATTCTGTCCGCGGAAAAGCATCTGGAGCTTCGTGTTTTTAAATCCGGCTCTCAGCTTGCGCAGTCTCTCCCACGGATCTTCTTTCAGGAAACGGAGGGAAGCGTCGAAGGTAGCTCCTCCCCAGCACTCCACTGCATGATACCCCACCTTATCCATCTTGTCGATGATGGGAAGCATCTGCTCTGTTGTCATCCTAGTGGCGATCAGAGACTGGTGGGCGTCACGCAGGACAGTTTCCACAATCTTGACCGGCTTTTTCTCTATCTTAGCCATGAATTTCTTTACCTCCTCAAATCATTTTCACTTTCGCTTCGTTATACTCCGAAGATTGCCATGAAGGTTCCGGCGGCTACGGCAGTTCCGATTACGCCGGCTACGTTCGGGCCCATGGCGTGCATCAGCAGGAAGTTCGTCGGATCAGCCTCAGCTCCAACCTTCTGAGATACGCGGGCCGCCATGGGAACTGCAGATACACCGGCTGAACCGATCAGCGGGTTGACCTTTCCGTGAGTAGCCTTGCACATAATCTTTCCGAACAGGACTCCTGCCGCTGTACCGAAGGCAAATGCTACAAGGCCAAGGATTACGATATAGATCGTTTCCTTGTTTAAGAATGCCTCTGCGCTTGTGGTTGCTCCCACAGAGGTACCCAGAAAAATAACCACGATGTACATCAGGGCGTTGGAAGCTGTTTCTGTAAGCTGCTTTACAACACCGCACTCTCTGAACAGGTTTCCGAGCATCAGCATTCCTACAAGAGGAGCCGTTGTCGGAAGAATTAGGCATACTACCACCGTTACGATGATCGGGAACAGAATCTTTTCCAGCTTGGAAACGTGACGAAGCTGCTCCATCTTTATTTTTCTTTCTTCCTCTGTTGTGAAAAGCTTCATAATCGGAGGCTGGATAATCGGTACAAGAGCCATATAGGAGTATGCCGCAACAGCAATGGGGCCCATCAGTCCTGTCTGCCCCAGCTTTCCTGCCAGGAAGATAGAGGTCGGGCCGTCGGCACCTCCGATAATGGAAATCGCGGCAGCAGCCTTATCGTTAAAGCCCATAAAGATTGCAAGGAAATATGCAGCATAAATACCGAACTGAGCCGCCGCTCCCAGAAGGAAGCTGGACGGGTTTGCTATCAGAGGACCGAAGTCTGTCATAGCACCTACTCCCATGAAAATCAGGGAAGGCAGAATACTCCACTCATCAAGCAGATAGAAGTAATGGAGAAGGCCTCCTACTCCGTTTGACGATTCTTCAATCGACATCATAATATCCGGATAGATATTTACAAGCAGCATACCGAAGGAAATCGGAACTAAAAGAAGCGGTTCAAACCCCTTCTTGATGGCAAGAAAGAGAAAAACAAATGCCACCAGAATCATGATCAGGTTTCCAAAGGTTAAATTAAAGAATGCTGTCTGATGAAGAAGATTATTCAATGTTGATGTTATATATTCCATATTAATCCCTCCAAACGGATTTCGCATTCATTAGTTTAATGTTGCAAGAGTTGCACCCGGCTCTACCATCTCGCCTACTGTTACGTTAATGCTGGCCACTGTTCCGTCCTCCGGAGCCACAATCTCGTTTTCCATCTTCATGGCCTCGAGAATCAGGATTACCTGGCCTCTCTTTACTGCTGCTCCCACAGAAGTCTTAATTCCCAGAATCTTTCCTGGCATTGGAGCTGATACTGTGACAGAACCTGCTGCTGGGGCGGCTGCCGGAGCTGGCGCTGCTGCTGGGGCCGGGGCCGGAGCGGCTGCTGGTGCAGGAGCTGGCGCTGGCGCCGCTGCTGGGGCCGGTGCTGCCGGAGCGGCTGCTGGTGCAGGAGCTGGCGCGGCTGCCTTAGGTGCAGAAGCCTTGCCTGTAAATCCCTCCTCTACTGTTACCTCATAGACATTTCCATTTACTGTGATTGTATAGTTTTTCATCATTTCTTCCTCCTGATTGATACAGTCTGATTCTAAGCTCTCTTCCAGTTAGAGCCTGATTTTCTTCTGATAGAACGGACAACCAGTCCCTCAACAGGAACATTCTGCGCTGCTGAGATAGCTGCCGTAATTACAGCCACAAGTTCCAGATCGTCTGCCAGATTCTCCTGGGACGCTGCCGGTGCTGAAACATCCGGTGCTTTCGCCTGAACCGGAACGGCCACAGCTTTGATCGAAGCGGGAGCTGCTGCCGGGGCCGGGGCTGGGGCTGGAGCTGGGGCTGAAGCCGGAGCCACTGCTGGCGCTGGTGCTGGGGCCGGAACCGGGGCTGGAGCTGGGGCCGCTGTCTTCTCGGCTGCCTTCTCCTTCCTCTTTTTCTCCCAGTCATTGACAATCTTCAAACGGCCGATAATGAAACTGATGAAGATCAGAACGATAAATACCGTTCCCATGCCCATAATCATATTTAAGAACGCTTTTTCCAGCTTTTCTCCAATCGTAAACTCTGGCGTAAATGTCATTTCAGTAACAGTGAGAACACTGCCGCCATACTGGTCTTCCTGCGCCTCGGCTGTCAGGACAAAATTCATATCCCGCTTCTCATAGACGACTGTCATATCGATCTCGTATGTGTCTTCATCTGCAGCCGTTACCTCAAGGGCTTTCTCTCCGCTTGCCTCGTCTGCTCTGATCAGCGGAGCGCCTGTTTCATCTACCTCAAGGCTTCCCAGATCCTCTTTTACAGATTTCCAGGATGACAGCGCTGTAGCAATTACGGTGTTGTCTGTCTTTTCTGCTCTCTTAATCTGCTCGTCCAGCTCCTCGTCACTGTATCCGGCAAAGGTTGAAAGATACTGTCCCGCTCCGTTTACGAGCGTCTCCCGTATCTCATCCGTGAGCTCAGCTGAGCTGGTTTCCTCGCTTTTCGTGCAGCCGGACAGAACAAAGAAGCAGGTTATTGTGCATAATACAAGCAGTAACCGTTTAATATTCTGTTTCATAGATTTGTCACCTCGTCTTAGACTGTGCCATGCTTCTTGGATGGACGTCCCTCTCTTTTTGTGAATAACATCTCAAATGCGGCAATTACGCGCTGTCTTGTCTCCTCCGCCTTGATAATATCGTCCACATAACCTCTCCTTGCTGCAGCCTCAGCGCTGGACTGGAGCTTTTCATACTCGGACGCCTTCTCGGCAATCAGAGCAGCGGCATTGTCAGACGCCTGAATCTCCTCTGCATACATGATCTTGGCTGCTGCTGTTTTGTCCATCATTCCGATCTTTGCAGACGGCCATGCATATACAATATCGGCTCCGATGGATTTGCTGTTCATGGTTACGTAAGCACTTCCATATGCCTCTCCCACTACCACAGTTACCTTCGGAACATCTGCATTGGCAAACGCGTATGTCAGCCTTCCTGCTGCCTTCGCGATTTTCTTTTCCGTGCACTTGCACTGCTTGTAGCCCTTTGCATTTACAAGCGTCAGCACAGGGATTCCAAAGGCATCACAGAAGTTCACAAACTCTGCCGCCTTCTCACATCCGCGGGCGGAGAGAGCTGCATCAAATTCCTCAGTTTTCTCGTTTTCATCATTCAAAATTTCTGTGCGGTTAGCCACACAGCCGACAGTTGTGCCATTTAAGCGGATAAATCCAACTGCCATATCCGGGCCGTAATTTTTCTTCACCTCGAAGAAGAAGTAATTGTCGGAAATCATGGAGAGAGCCTTTCCTGTGTCTCCCCTGAATCCCTCAATATTTTCGCAGAGGCGGTTTAAGTCGTCGCTGCACTCGTCATAGGACATGTCATCCTCATTGTTTGCCGGAAGGATGGATACGAGGGTCCGCATCTTTTC is part of the Clostridium sp. M62/1 genome and harbors:
- a CDS encoding ATP--guanido phosphotransferase, translated to MSKWYEEARSASRGIIASRVRLARNWEEYRFSGSLSDDEAELMLERLKKELRGLPDTDGRDYEYLDLRRLSELDRMALKERRLINRSMMEKKTPGGLIVSEDERVSLMLNGDDHIRIQVMGQGMSLRECYERADCLDDYINEKIPYAFSEKYGYLTTYPTNVGTGMKASVIVHLPTLSISKKFQDLLGDMGRFGAAVRGVYGRPGENPGDLYEVTNQKTLGLSEKEILELVENVAVQLTDQENQVRKLSLEKHRLMREDEAYKSYGVLRYARRMAEKDGLTFLSHLMAGMADGIVRMKEPCSVYGLMLEIRNANLQKNSSRPLDKEELEVARAAYIRSHLPQIEV
- a CDS encoding UvrB/UvrC motif-containing protein, with the translated sequence MLCERCKIREANIKYTEVINGVKTEHNLCAQCAKELDFGQYSAIFDGDFPLGKLLSGLLGLENASPEEENIQEIACPTCGTTYEAFVENSRFGCPDCYRVFDLLIGEKIKKLQGNDCHTGKKPRFQIEEKETHVEKDGEMRLSREEEIRELERKLKEALRCEEYETAARCRDRIRALKEGGEDE
- a CDS encoding GntR family transcriptional regulator → MILEIDFNSDEALYIQLRNQIIVGIATDRLREGDSLPSVRQLADNIGINMHTVNKAYSVLKQEGLVKLDRRRGAVICLDADKMRAIDEMRRDLGVVLARGCCKHISRAEVHELVDSIFDAFSGDGKGY
- a CDS encoding cadherin-like beta sandwich domain-containing protein, coding for MNRRIRNFAICFIAAFVMAAVMPFQILTAFAATAKITFNDPKPAVGTEFTVTVKAATTDGNMGGADIVLSYDPAVIEFVSGNNANGGAGTVRLVGTMDSANTKSFDFSLKFKALQAGETTISVSSSELYDADMQAMTVSHTGNSAVKVQAPSTYSSEASLSSLKISPGTLTPAFSPEVTSYTASLGAEVNKIAVSAERKDSKAKLVVSGDSNLQPGKNQVVCKVTAEDGKTVKNYTITVTKAAAGESQAQTASESAGETEAAVVGELKAEIDGTEYSVASSFDQSLLPAGYTASSAVYQDTEIMAGVNGDLTVIYLQDEGGAGSFWFYNSESGELAPYATIHVSEKNITVLPIDDSVEIPEGFSETTIQLNGDYKVEGWVWATDTEQRYCVVYGMNENGEKGLYRYDIGEKTIQRYFEDPAIQSSYSDEEVEAYINEFNEIYKLYRLRLVIIVALGAVCVILLVMVILLLKKKGGDHDGEDSSRGSSQAPGASSRKKGTEAPRQIPPSGKGENQAPRSYGDGRRTAGREQQSASERREEAGRPGEFSRNGKRPERREEACREIPPSRVPRREGSGREASESYSQRARHEEAASREERGQRSERNQRTDMTRETYRGPERAEEHRRGGYTRPAQERTAAGRDRMQESRREQELEFEEIRRRPQSQRPSASTENGRREAYGRNYGYPEERDSYSQRRTSPRPDRRNSPDRRNRGDSPDFVDLDE
- a CDS encoding SH3 domain-containing protein, whose protein sequence is MKKSVYKRGMAFLLSCVLAFGTCLSILEPTFSLRTFAYAEKQGSVIASSLNVRSGAGTGYRTVARLSNGSSVTVIGEETASDGVLWYKIRFTGSQGAQTTGYVSSQYIKLASQNVPVDSNFESYMTQQGFPESYKQGLRELHAKYPNWRFTAFQTGLDWNTAVDEESKITRNLVARSSISSWKSTETGAYDWSTGTWPGFDGSSWVAASRDIISYYMDPRNFLNETYIYQFMDQAYDSSIHSKEGLADMVAGTFLEGTAAPGGASGSRGSDQSGSGSGGSSGGPGGDSQSSGSGTGSGGSPDGGEIAPGQTGGPGAAAEASFRYADEEPVLSAVSRPVNLVTAYGPGMEGTSSENGSQGNSESATGGSSEGRPYVDIIMDAAAQSGVSPYIIASMILVEQGKQGTGRSISGTVSGYTGYYNFFNIEAYQSGSMSAVERGLWWVSQSGSYGRPWNTREKSILGGAKWYAENYLNRGQDTLYLKKFNVQGSSPYTHQYMTNVQAAASEGAELAKIASLKNTALEFSIPVFNNMPDTACAQPTLDGSPNNKLSGLGVDGFALTPTFSRDTESYDLIVDPSVESVTVEASAIDSKATVSGTGTVALQSGINDITVSVTAENGHVRNYVIHVVRQNNGPTYSDSIDSGVSSGGGIGPGGTAGPGQDTSVEIVGPPGSSGSSGTGNSGSEGTGGQSAAPGGTGNGAVEPIAPDGSVGSFGQEENSSGIQGPDSAGSSSAAPGQNAGYQNSDGYRTVAAQTSAAALASQMQSEGAGTIVKVYNSSGAEVTGNVGTGNLVQTYGSDGEPAARYTVVVRGDNTGDGKLNVLDILNAQRHILGLGSLAGACEKASDINGNGKIDITDVLAMQRDVLGIEKLS